The nucleotide window AGTCCTCGTACTCGGGCATCGCCTGGACCTCGTCGCCCTTGAGCATCGATACCTTGATCCGGATCTCTCCGAAGCGCGTCTTCGCCTTGCGTATCTCGCGCCCCAGCTCGATGCGGTCCATGAGCTGGTAGCGGAACCCTATCGTCGTGGTCTCACGGAACAGGATCTCGCCCACCGCGTTGAACTTCTCGCGTCCGACGATCACCGTGACCAGCGTCCCGGGGCGGTTCTTCTTCATCTGGATCGGCGT belongs to Candidatus Polarisedimenticolia bacterium and includes:
- the larC gene encoding nickel insertion protein; this translates as MDDPPALLEKVAVIQTTIDDLNPQVYGYLMERLFAGGALEVFYTPIQMKKNRPGTLVTVIVGREKFNAVGEILFRETTTIGFRYQLMDRIELGREIRKAKTRFGEIRIKVSMLKGDEVQAMPEYEDCRAAALQHGVPLREVQREAVREYHRR